In the genome of Chryseobacterium culicis, the window GCAGCAGGTTATCTACCAGTTTTTTCTGAGCTTTGGGATTATCTATAAACTGATAAAGATGATCGTTCAGTTCAATGGTAGATTTTGTGGAAGTAGCCTGTTCCAATTCTTCGAAATTGGCAAAAAGATCAAGCTGCATAGCCTGTCCTTTTACTTCTGCCACTGTAGGAGTCTGTTTATCTTTTGCTTCTGCTTCATTTACCGCTACGGTTTCTGTAGCAGCAGGAGCAAAGGCTCTATAAAGATTCTCATATAGTCTTCTGAATTCTATTTCATCAAAGACTTCTTTTACTTTTTCAAAATCCGGAGTTTCCAGGTCATATTGTTCCTGATGGAATTCTACGGGAGCATCACAGATAATGGTTGCCAGTTTTTTAGATAAAATACCACGCTCTGCTGAAGCTTCTACCTTTTCTTTCAGTTTTCCTTTCAGCTTATCTGTATTGGCCAGCAAAGTTTCGATATTTCCGAATTCTTTCAGGAATTTCATCGCCGTTTTCTCTCCTACTCCTTCCAGTCCCGGAATATTATCCGAAGAGTCACCCATCATAGCCAAGAAATCAATAACCTGCTTAGGATCTTCAATTTCATATTTAGCTTTTATCTCTTCAACACCAAGTATTTGGATTTCTCCGCCTTTATAACCAGGCTTATAAATTTTAATTTTATCTGTAACCAGTTGTCCAAAATCTTTATCTGGAGTTACCATAAATACAGTATATCCTTCTTTTTCAGCCTTGCATGCAATCGTTCCGATGACATCATCAGCTTCATATCCTTCAACTCCCAAACGGGGAACATGCATCGCTTCTAAAATTCGATGAATATATGGAACACCAATCTTGATAGCTTCAGGAGTTTCACTTCTGTTGGCCTTATAGTCTGCGTAATCGTTTGTTCGAACACTTGCCTGTCCTACATCAAAAACAACAGCTAAATGCGTTGGCTTTTCTTTTCTGATCAATTCAATCAATGAATTCATAAAACCAAAAATAGCAGTGGTTTCAATTCCTGAATTTGTAAATCGCTGGCTTTTATACATTGCGTGATAACCACGAAAGATCATCGCATAGGCATCGATGAGAAACAGCCTTTTATCTTGTGTTGCGTCCATATTTTGAATAATGAACAAATATAAGAAAATAGGAGTAAAAACTGGAAGTCTGTGGAAGGGTTTCGGGGTGAATTTCGTGAGTCGGGATATGGAATGCAGGGTATGATGATGCTTGTGAATTTTTTCTAAACTATTTATTTATAAATGTTTTTCTGTGACCGATAAAAACAAAAAACAGTATACCGATGGTATACTGTTCCTTTTTTTATTTAAGTTGATTGGATTATTTACCTGAAGAAGGCCATAGTCCTGCGTACTGAGAAGTACCGTAGTCGATAGTCTCAGCACTGATTACGAAACTGATCAGCATACTGTTACTGTCTATTGCATCGAAATCTACTTCGTGCTGGATTACATATCCATTCTCCCATTTCAAATTAATTAATGTTCCTTCTTCGTGAGATTTGTTGAAAGTGATTTCTCCTACTGTTGGCTTGTATTTACCGTTTAACAAGCTTTCAAGGATGTCTGACTTTTCAGTAGCTTCTACTGTAACCTTGATTAATGCGTTAGAAGGATCTGATGCTACACGTCCTGATACGTCTGTAGATCTTGATACACTGTAATTCATTTTTAACAGTTTCTGTCCTTCACCGTTGTTGAATTTTAAGATTCCTCTTGAGTTTCTTTCTGCCATGATTGTAAATTTTAATCGTTAGTAATAAATTGTAATTCAATAATTATATAACAAAGATAAAGCCCTTGGTTTTGAAAAAAAAGCAATTGAAGGGAAATCTGAAAAAGTGTCGTAATTATACGATTTGGTGTCGTAGTTCTACGATTTTATGTCGTAATTCTACGACATTAGATTTAAATAAAAACACAACACTCTATAAATAAATATTTTAAAAGCCATTAAAAATCATCAACAACTTATAAATTATTACACCATTAAGAGAAATAAAACGGACTGATTTTACTTATTTATATAAAAAAAGATCTTCTGAAGGTCTGGTTATTTTTTGTTGTTTCCG includes:
- the tssD gene encoding type VI secretion system tube protein TssD, giving the protein MAERNSRGILKFNNGEGQKLLKMNYSVSRSTDVSGRVASDPSNALIKVTVEATEKSDILESLLNGKYKPTVGEITFNKSHEEGTLINLKWENGYVIQHEVDFDAIDSNSMLISFVISAETIDYGTSQYAGLWPSSGK